One Lytechinus pictus isolate F3 Inbred chromosome 12, Lp3.0, whole genome shotgun sequence genomic region harbors:
- the LOC129273046 gene encoding toll-like receptor 3, whose protein sequence is MAYKYSSRAFQSVILACYFLMLQASMISSGILSETVREDCFQDFELRKAYCNSKGLDCVPQSLAKDIVDLDLSGNNITTLLNSSFERYPMITKLDLSGNDLRVIERAAFHPLKNLRTLYSLSNRNLVLSDAGLFRWASELTFLDLSGSHLKSIPVDILKWSKHFDRVDLLYNELTFVNISSCGSVEYADFSSNNIENLTRECFTFTCQTDSLVLAGNPLKMIDSDAIAALNTRSLSFGRAIDSHPFTPKMLTNLTIGISRSDVKELRIFDVGLKFTLKDAFSSLQDNPFPRLDLSLNRIHPLYSHVFSNLTRLNKLILDHNEIVTIEPRLFKGMLALKVLNVNSNNIRYINPSNQTWRINLMELDLSANSLAKISQFAFHGLRNLTILDLSSNNHLTVIHLSTFTGLDNVKTINLAGCSITSLQLYTPALNSLIMKRNIGYFPSSPLKPGESFKHTTNLVHLDMKNSKIWSYNLWNTTTNVSLFDGMFNLTILDISNNLGIGKSNGLIPGMFHHLSALRELGLDECGISNLPPSLFSGLESLQKLNLSGNTLKQVHAGTFLGLSQLRSVRLDGNVLADLHAGSFSDNPRLTRLSLANNKLTGLNESTFRPIHSSLSQIDLSDNPIVCTCDIKWLLYWLNGRESLSLDNDESTLCGPQSLPSLREKPILHFKPDELCRFNYAIFSVIPVALVILVCLIAAVVLIHHKRWQLKYKLFLLKLAVWGYRERIDARNHTEYEFDINFIFCDDDEEWIRIYLRPTLEEQLPQFQRNIFGDADLIAGMYYFDAVDYVVSRSFKTVVALSKAAVRDRWFMLKFRIAMDHVCDTQTEFVTVVFLEDIPDDELPFLVRLYLGDGRPYLNWTGDVRGQEYFWHEFEKNLTINLKTNDHIPNE, encoded by the coding sequence ATGGCCTACAAGTACAGTTCACGTGCTTTCCAATCAGTCATATTGGCTTGCTATTTCTTGATGCTTCAAGCTTCCATGATATCGTCAGGAATATTGTCCGAGACTGTTCGTGAGGATTGCTTCCAAGACTTTGAACTGAGAAAAGCATACTGCAACAGCAAAGGTCTCGACTGTGTTCCCCAAAGTCTTGCCAAAGACATAGTTGACCTCGACTTGAGTGGTAATAACATTACAACCCTCTTAAATTCCTCGTTTGAAAGATATCCCATGATAACTAAATTGGACCTTTCAGGCAACGACCTCAGGGTGATTGAACGAGCAGCTTTTCATCCTCTGAAGAATTTAAGGACCTTGTATTCCCTCAGCAATCGCAATCTTGTGCTCTCAGATGCGGGTTTATTTAGATGGGCAAGTGAGTTGACATTCCTTGACTTGTCAGGATCACACTTAAAATCCATTCCAGTCGACATCCTCAAATGGAGTAAACACTTTGACCGCGTCGATTTGCTTTACAACGAACTTACTTTCGTCAACATCAGCTCTTGTGGATCTGTTGAATACGCAGATTTTTCTTCGAATAACATTGAAAACTTGACAAGAGAATGTTTCACCTTTACTTGTCAAACTGATTCATTGGTCCTTGCTGGAAACCCCTTAAAGATGATTGATTCCGATGCTATAGCAGCACTGAATACCCGCTCACTCAGTTTCGGACGGGCCATCGATAGCCATCCTTTCACCCCTAAAATGCTGACAAATCTAACAATCGGAATCTCCCGTTCAGATGTAAAAGAACTTCGCATCTTTGATGTTGGCTTGAAATTTACCCTAAAAGATGCCTTCTCCTCGTTGCAAGATAACCCTTTCCCTCGCCTTGATTTATCCCTCAATAGAATACACCCACTCTACTCACATGTCTTCTCAAATCTAACTCGACTTAATAAACTTATCCTCGATCATAATGAAATAGTGACGATCGAACCACGTTTGTTTAAAGGCATGCTTGCACTGAAAGTGCTCAATGTCAATTCTAATAACATAAGGTACATAAATCCCAGTAACCAGACATGGAGAATCAACCTGATGGAGTTAGATTTGTCTGCGAACTCATTGGCAAAAATTTCCCAATTTGCGTTTCATGGATTGCGAAATTTGACAATATTGGACCTAAGCTCAAACAATCATCTTACTGTTATTCATTTATCAACATTTACAGGACTAGATAACGTTAAAACTATCAATTTGGCAGGATGCAGTATTACAAGTTTGCAGCTTTATACTCCAGCATTAAATTCGCTGATTATGAAAAGAAATATCGGCTACTTCCCTTCGAGTCCTTTAAAACCTGGAGAATCTTTCAAACACACAACGAATCTTGTCCACTTGGACATGAAAAACTCTAAGATTTGGTCCTATAATCTTTGGAATACAACCACTAATGTTTCTCTATTCGATGGAATGTTTAATCTCACCATACTGGATATTAGCAATAACCTTGGTATTGGCAAATCAAATGGTCTGATACCGGGCATGTTCCACCATCTATCTGCTTTGCGGGAACTCGGTTTAGACGAATGCGGCATTTCTAATCTCCCACCTTCTTTGTTCTCTGGGTTAGAATCACTTCAGAAGCTAAACCTATCTGGTAATACGCTTAAGCAGGTTCATGCAGGTACATTCCTAGGTTTGAGTCAGTTGCGAAGCGTTCGTCTTGATGGAAATGTGCTTGCGGACCTCCATGCAGGATCGTTCTCTGACAATCCGAGACTTACAAGACTGTCATTAGCCAACAATAAACTAACAGGTCTTAACGAGAGCACATTTAGACCAATCCATTCCTCTCTTTCACAAATAGATCTTTCCGATAATCCAATTGTGTGTACATGTGATATCAAGTGGTTGCTATACTGGCTCAATGGTAGAGAAAGTTTGAGCCTTGATAACGATGAAAGTACTCTGTGTGGGCCACAATCATTGCCTTCACTCCGTGAGAAACCTATCCTACATTTCAAGCCCGATGAACTATGTCGATTCAACTATGCCATTTTCAGTGTCATTCCTGTCGCTTTGGTCATACTTGTCTGCTTAATTGCCGCCGTTGTGCTCATCCATCACAAGCGGTGGCAACTGAAGTATAAACTCTTTCTTCTAAAACTGGCGGTTTGGGGCTACAGGGAGAGAATAGATGCTCGCAACCATACCGAATATGAGTTCGACATCAACTTCATATTCTGTGACGACGACGAGGAATGGATTCGCATCTATCTGAGACCGACCTTGGAAGAACAACTTCCACAGTTTCAAAGGAACATCTTTGGTGATGCAGACCTCATAGCAGGTATGTACTATTTTGATGCAGTTGACTACGTGGTGAGCCGGAGTTTCAAGACCGTAGTAGCACTCAGCAAAGCCGCTGTTCGTGACCGCTGGTTTATGCTCAAATTCCGCATAGCCATGGATCACGTTTGCGATACCCAGACCGAATTCGTAACCGTCGTTTTCCTTGAAGATATCCCAGATGATGAGCTACCTTTCTTGGTGAGGTTGTACCTTGGTGACGGTAGACCTTACCTCAACTGGACAGGGGATGTCAGAGGACAAGAGTATTTCTGGCATGAATTTGAAAAGAATCTTACCATCAATCTAAAGACCAATGACCATATtccaaatgaataa